A DNA window from Impatiens glandulifera chromosome 7, dImpGla2.1, whole genome shotgun sequence contains the following coding sequences:
- the LOC124945640 gene encoding ylmG homolog protein 2, chloroplastic yields MESPSAVEVWRKNNNKHAAPSTAVSVASNPIPNGLARLFPNFFTFQPNPFLLTIHPSKPVNLNLNLNATTILSVAAERCFHMLSEFASPNNPLLINLFSLPSNFRNFLQICKQKNYRRRSLLSSNHNFAAILPGDSVAGLVVSNGVMNFLNIYNTLLVVRLVLTWFPNTPPAIVSPLSTLCDPYLNIFRGIIPPLGGTLDLSPILAFLVLNALTSTASALPAELPSTTATSTISSTITAQPQISLPKAITSSQEKWLKRMHRTSSNGGHEAGTR; encoded by the exons ATGGAGTCTCCTTCTGCGGTGGAAGTGTGGAGGAAGAACAACAACAAACATGCGGCGCCGTCGACGGCGGTGTCGGTGGCTAGCAATCCCATCCCCAACGGCTTAGCGAGACTATTCCCTAATTTCTTCACCTTTCAACCAAATCCATTTCTTCTTACAATCCATCCATCCAAACCTGttaacctaaacctaaacctaaacgcCACCACAATCCTCTCCGTTGCCGCCGAACGATGCTTCCACATGTTATCCGAATTCGCTTCCCCTAACAATCCTTTACTCATAAACCTCTTCTCCTTACCTTCCAATTTCCGCAATTTCCTCCAG ATCTGTAAACAGAAGAACTACCGCAGAAGGAGTTTGCTGTCTTCGAATCACAATTTCGCGGCGATTTTGCCAGGGGATTCGGTCGCTGGACTGGTTGTTTCTAATGGAGTTATGAATTTTCTCAACATTTACAACACTCTTCTAGTTGTTAGACTCGTTTTAACTTGGTTTCCTAATACTCCTCCAGCCATTGTTTCTCCTCTCAG CACGCTGTGTGATCCATACTTGAATATATTTCGTGGTATTATTCCACCACTTGGAGGGACATTGGATCTTTCTCCTATTTTGGCATTTCTTGTTCTCAATGCTTTAACAAGCACTGCATCTGCATTGCCTGCCGAACTCCCTTCTACTACTGCTACTAGTACGATTTCTTCAACGATAACAGCTCAACCGCAAATTTCATTGCCGAAAGCTATTACTTCGTCACAGGAGAAGTGGTTAAAGAGGATGCATCGAACGAGCTCCAATGGTGGTCATGAAGCTGGAACcaggtga
- the LOC124910781 gene encoding exocyst complex component EXO70B1-like, which translates to MEDDKDNLDSTTGDTLINTNAAAAVADDTILKTDDDNLPETKSDSNTLLDIINDNEPSPTTPSTSAAAAAEEPREESSKNTTETAIEEIGELETTIEETTPADSPPPDFETVCEEIDQFIISLNKSASERSSPPENLNTVTQFSDLIDDKIPSQDSSSEGKWNPLLETDHLSLIDNVDRVHSLLMALREFSSDSNFADSINRIDGILQRAMMYLEDEFRTILEETKPPPLPTPKEEQDPPPDQHSGDQQDQTPAECEPVPEEDNFKGYLEESVSNLHRICRAMIKAGYEAECSQIYIITRRNVLEESLHELGFEKSSIDDIQKMQWESLERGIGSWTNTFKHFIKVQLPGERKQAETIFCDDTAAADDKQNNSSKFAVEIFSTISRAVMLSLLSFAESVAMSKRSSEKLFKFLDVYETLRDTTPAFDDIFPEQHANELKTDIIITKARLGESMVCIFCSLENSIKADTGKTPVPGGAIHPLTRYTMNYLKYACVYTETLEQIFKEHLKIERKDSTSSLEYDSNQKQQQNQNQQSKLSPFATQLTKLMDLLDSNLDTKAKLYRDTALSLIFLMNNGRYILQKIKGCVEIHELMGDTWSRKRSSEVRQYHKSYQRETWGKLLNCLSHEGLNVNGKVVKPVLKERFKSFTAMFDEIHRSQSTWVVSDEQLQSELRISITAVVIPAYRSFLARFGSTLTPGRQTEKYVKLQPEDLETQIEELFDGNANVGGGKKR; encoded by the coding sequence ATGGAGGATGACAAAGATAATCTGGATTCCACCACCGGCGACACCCTCATAAATACAAATGCCGCCGCCGCCGTCGCCGACGATACAATTCTCAAAACTGACGACGATAATCTCCCTGAGACCAAATCAGATTCAAATACCCTACTCGATATCATAAACGACAATGAACCTTCACCTACCACCCCCTCCAcatccgccgccgccgccgctgAAGAACCAAGAGAGGAATCATCCAAGAACACAACGGAGACGGCGATCGAAGAGATAGGCGAACTAGAGACAACAATCGAAGAAACAACACCAGCTGATTCACCACCCCCAGATTTCGAAACAGTGTGTGAAGAAATCGATCAATTTATCATATCATTGAATAAATCAGCCTCAGAAAGATCCTCCCCGCCGGAAAATCTCAACACGGTGACACAGTTTTCCGATCTCATCGATGATAAGATTCCATCCCAAGATTCTTCAAGCGAAGGAAAATGGAACCCATTATTAGAAACCGACCATTTATCTTTAATAGATAACGTCGATCGTGTTCACAGTCTATTAATGGCACTCAGGGAATTCTCGTCGGATTCGAATTTCGCCGATTCAATAAATCGAATCGATGGTATTCTCCAACGAGCTATGATGTATCTAGAAGATGAATTCAGAACAATTTTGGAAGAAACTAAACCGCCTCCTCTGCCGACACCCAAGGAGGAACAAGATCCGCCGCCCGATCAACATTCCGGCGACCAACAAGATCAAACGCCGGCTGAATGTGAACCAGTACCTGAAGAAGACAATTTCAAAGGGTACTTAGAAGAATCCGTTTCAAATTTACACAGAATCTGTAGAGCGATGATAAAAGCAGGGTATGAAGCAGAATGTTCTCAAATTTACATAATCACAAGAAGAAATGTATTGGAGGAATCATTACATGAATTAGGGTTCGAGAAATCAAGCATCGATGATATTCAGAAAATGCAATGGGAATCATTGGAAAGAGGAATTGGTTCATGGACAAACACGTTTAAACATTTCATTAAAGTTCAACTTCCCGGCGAACGTAAACAAGCCGAGACAATCTTCTGCGACGACACCGCCGCCGCCGATGACAAACaaaacaattcatcaaaattcgCTGTCGAAATCTTCTCAACAATATCACGAGCAGTCATGCTAAGTCTCCTTAGCTTCGCCGAATCCGTCGCCATGTCAAAACGTTCATCGGAAAAACTGTTTAAATTCCTCGACGTCTATGAAACTCTCCGGGACACAACCCCCGCATTCGACGACATATTCCCTGAACAACACGCAAACGAACTCAAAACCGACATAATCATAACCAAAGCTCGTCTAGGCGAATCAATGGTTTGTATTTTCTGTAGTCTTGAGAACTCCATTAAAGCCGATACCGGAAAAACTCCAGTCCCCGGCGGCGCAATCCACCCATTAACACGTTACACAATGAACTATCTAAAATACGCATGCGTCTACACAGAAACACTCGAACAGATCTTCAAAGAACATCTGAAAATCGAACGGAAAGATTCTACTTCCAGTTTAGAATACGATAGCAATCAAAAACAACAGCAAAATCAGAATCAACAGTCAAAGCTTTCACCTTTCGCAACCCAATTAACCAAACTCATGGATCTATTAGATTCCAATCTGGACACTAAAGCAAAATTATACAGAGACACAGCATTAAGTTTGATATTCCTGATGAACAATGGAAGATACATACTTCAAAAGATCAAAGGTTGCGTTGAGATTCATGAGTTAATGGGTGATACTTGGTCGAGGAAAAGATCATCGGAGGTAAGACAGTATCATAAAAGTTACCAGAGAGAAACATGGGGGAAGCTTCTAAATTGTTTAAGCCACGAGGGTTTGAACGTGAACGGGAAAGTGGTGAAACCGGTTCTTAAAGAAAGATTCAAGAGTTTTACGGCGATGTTCGATGAGATTCACCGGAGCCAGAGTACGTGGGTTGTTAGCGACGAACAGTTGCAGTCGGAGCTTCGTATATCGATAACGGCGGTGGTTATTCCGGCGTATCGGTCTTTTCTGGCGAGGTTTGGATCGACTCTTACGCCGGGGAGACAAACGGAGAAGTATGTGAAATTACAGCCTGAAGATTTAGAAACGCAAATTGAAGAGCTTTTTGATGGGAATGCAAACGTTGGTGGAGGAAAGAAGAGATAa
- the LOC124946040 gene encoding uncharacterized protein LOC124946040 isoform X2, which translates to MAMTTWILLVPIILSAALQTRGKVTDNPADQLVDVLNSNRTNHKQAALYDNPGLACLALQYIKAYEGNCDEVGGSNAKRPQDSAFADTFAPNCGVQVSTLSQITGRLLGCQTKYVVPSQAFNDILMKNNKSLEILYDKNHTQVGAAVSGSNPSSPYFWCILFSNGQTNSSFALEGGVVKVTRPGCFSGANDVCSGAYRFGRFLWPIGVVIAMIFSVGVM; encoded by the exons ATGGCGATGACTACGTGGATTCTTCTCGTCCCTATCATCCTCTCCGCTGCTTTACAGA CTAGAGGAAAAGTGACAGATAATCCAGCAGATCAGCTCGTAGATGTATTGAACAGTAACAGGACAAACCATAAACAAGCAGCATTATACGATAATCCGGGTTTGGCTTGCTTAGCTCTGCAGTACATTAAAGCGTACGAAGGAAACTGCGACGAAGTAGGAGGGTCTAACGCTAAGAGACCCCAAGATTCTGCATTTGCCGATACTTTTGCACCAAACTGTGGTGTACAGGTCTCGACCCTTTCTCAAATTACTGGTCGGTTGCTTGGATGTCAGACCAAATATGTTGTTCCTTCTCAAGCTTTCAATGATATTCTGATGAAGAACAACAAGAGCTTGGAGATTCTCTATGATAAGAACCACACTCAGGTGGGTGCAGCTGTTAGTGGATCGAACCCCAGTTCTCCCTATTTCTGGTGCATTTTATTCAGCAATGGACAAACCAACAGCAGCTTTGCTTTGGAAGGTGGTGTGGTGAAGGTCACTAGACCTGGATGCTTCAGCGGTGCTAATGATGTTTGTAGTGGCGCTTATCGGTTTGGTCGTTTCCTCTGGCCTATAGGAGTCGTTATTGCAATGATTTTTAGCGTTGGTGTAATGTAA
- the LOC124946040 gene encoding uncharacterized protein LOC124946040 isoform X1 yields MAMTTWILLVPIILSAALQTARGKVTDNPADQLVDVLNSNRTNHKQAALYDNPGLACLALQYIKAYEGNCDEVGGSNAKRPQDSAFADTFAPNCGVQVSTLSQITGRLLGCQTKYVVPSQAFNDILMKNNKSLEILYDKNHTQVGAAVSGSNPSSPYFWCILFSNGQTNSSFALEGGVVKVTRPGCFSGANDVCSGAYRFGRFLWPIGVVIAMIFSVGVM; encoded by the exons ATGGCGATGACTACGTGGATTCTTCTCGTCCCTATCATCCTCTCCGCTGCTTTACAGA CAGCTAGAGGAAAAGTGACAGATAATCCAGCAGATCAGCTCGTAGATGTATTGAACAGTAACAGGACAAACCATAAACAAGCAGCATTATACGATAATCCGGGTTTGGCTTGCTTAGCTCTGCAGTACATTAAAGCGTACGAAGGAAACTGCGACGAAGTAGGAGGGTCTAACGCTAAGAGACCCCAAGATTCTGCATTTGCCGATACTTTTGCACCAAACTGTGGTGTACAGGTCTCGACCCTTTCTCAAATTACTGGTCGGTTGCTTGGATGTCAGACCAAATATGTTGTTCCTTCTCAAGCTTTCAATGATATTCTGATGAAGAACAACAAGAGCTTGGAGATTCTCTATGATAAGAACCACACTCAGGTGGGTGCAGCTGTTAGTGGATCGAACCCCAGTTCTCCCTATTTCTGGTGCATTTTATTCAGCAATGGACAAACCAACAGCAGCTTTGCTTTGGAAGGTGGTGTGGTGAAGGTCACTAGACCTGGATGCTTCAGCGGTGCTAATGATGTTTGTAGTGGCGCTTATCGGTTTGGTCGTTTCCTCTGGCCTATAGGAGTCGTTATTGCAATGATTTTTAGCGTTGGTGTAATGTAA
- the LOC124945771 gene encoding monothiol glutaredoxin-S7, chloroplastic: MAFAGAISSSIPSFLLGNTRTPTSSPLLSLSSTTAAASSSSPARRKRNDSFLRFNISVSPIISSRRTSLIRSAISPELKTTLDKVVTSQKVILFMKGTKDFPQCGFSHTVVQILKTLNVPFETVNILENELLRQGLKEYSSWPTFPQLYIDGEFFGGCDITVEAYKSGELQEQVEKALCS, translated from the exons ATGGCTTTTGCAGGTGCGATTTCATCATCAATTCCGTCATTCCTCCTCGGCAACACCAGAACTCCAACTTCATCGCCGCTTCTATCTTTATCCTCCACCACCGCCGCCGCCTCTTCATCTTCTCCAGctagaagaaaaagaaacgACTCTTTTCTCCGTTTTAACATTTCTGTCTCTCCGATAATTAGCAGCAGGAGGACAAGCCTCATACGATCTG CAATATCTCCTGAGCTGAAGACTACCTTAGATAAAGTTGTTACATCACAAAAGGTGATACTTTTCATGAAAGGGACTAAGGATTTCCCACAATGTGGCTTTTCACACACTGTTGTCCAGATATTGAAGACCCTCAATGTCCCATTTGAAACAGTTAACATTCTCGAAAATGAATTGTTGCGACAAGGTCTGAAAGAGTACTCCAGCTGGCCTACATTTCCTCAACTATACATTGATGGTGAATTTTTTGGTGGCTGTGACATCACTGTGg AGGCATATAAGAGCGGAGAATTACAAGAGCAAGTGGAGAAGGCACTCTGCTCCTAG
- the LOC124910068 gene encoding endoglucanase 16 encodes MIILISCLIIDVEGNFNYKDALTKSLIFLEAQRSGKLPPNHRPSWRGDSALDDGKLAHADLAGGYYDAGDNVKYGLPLAFTVTTLAWGVYAYEAQFKSAGELNNALDAIRWGTDYLLKASSKRNRLFVQVGDPDKDHQCWVGPENMQTPRTVLQIDESHPGTEIAGETAAALAAASVVFKRIDRAYSHSLLNKAKLVFEFANSKKGTYDGECPFYCSYSGYNDELLWAATWLYIATKKAPYLQYVQEDSLTAQVQEFSWDLKYAGAQILLAKVILLSFYQGEKSLDSFKDQADSYICSVHPDSPYHQVFMTAGGLIHLRDGANLQYVTGTAFLFSVYSDVLAQHNQKVTCGATTFNSASVMAFAKKQMDYILGDNPLKRSYMVGFGENPPLQAHHRGASVPKMSTQEVVNCGMSFTKWYNVDGPNPNELTGAIVGGPDKNDQFNDKRSDSSMTEPTTYTNTLAIGVLAKLAGS; translated from the exons ATGATCATCTTGATCAGCTGCTTGATCATAGATGTTGAAGGAAATTTCAATTACAAAGATGCCCTCACCAAATCATTAATCTTTCTTGAAGCTCAAAGATCTGGAAAACTTCCACCAAATCATAGACCTTCTTGGAGAGGCGATTCAGCTCTTGATGATGGAAAACTAGCCCAT GCAGATCTTGCTGGAGGGTATTATGATGCAGGAGACAATGTGAAATATGGTTTGCCATTAGCATTCACGGTCACTACATTGGCATGGGGAGTTTATGCTTATGAGGCTCAATTTAAGTCTGCAGGAGAACTTAATAATGCCTTGGATGCCATTAGATGGGGGACAGATTATCTTCTTAAAGCAAGTTCTAAGCGTAATCGTTTGTTTGTTCAAGTGGGTGACCCCGATAAGGATCATCAATGTTGGGTTGGACCGGAGAATATGCAAACACCGCGAACCGTATTGCAGATTGATGAGAGTCATCCTGGAACAGAGATTGCAGGGGAGACTGCAGCTGCTTTGGCTGCTGCTTCTGTTGTTTTTAAAAGAATAGACCGAGCTTATTCTCATAGTCTTCTTAATAAGGCTAAATTG GTGTTTGAATTTGCTAATAGTAAGAAAGGAACTTATGATGGAGAATGTCCATTTTATTGCTCTTATTCTGGTTATAAT GACGAATTGTTGTGGGCTGCAACATGGTTATACATAGCTACAAAGAAAGCACCATATTTGCAATATGTACAAGAGGATTCACTAACTGCACAAGTTCAAGAATTTAGTTGGGATCTTAAATATGCAGGCGCCCAAATTCTCCTCGCTAAAGTAATTCTTCTTTCGTTTT ATCAAGGTGAGAAGAGTTTAGACTCATTCAAGGATCAGGCTGACAGTTATATATGCTCTGTTCATCCTGATAGTCCATACCACCAAGTATTCATGACTGCTg gCGGTTTAATCCATTTGAGAGATGGAGCGAATTTGCAATACGTTACAGGAACCGCTTTCTTGTTCAGCGTATACAGCGACGTTCTAGCGCAACACAACCAGAAAGTCACTTGTGGCGCCACCACATTCAACTCAGCCAGTGTCATGGCCTTTGCAAAGAAACAG ATGGATTACATACTAGGGGATAACCCATTAAAAAGATCATACATGGTGGGGTTTGGCGAGAATCCGCCTTTACAAGCTCATCACAGAGGTGCATCGGTTCCGAAAATGTCTACACAAGAGGTCGTTAATTGTGGCATGAGTTTCACAAAATGGTATAATGTCGATGGTCCTAACCCTAATGAGTTAACCGGGGCTATCGTTGGCGGACCGGACAAGAATGATCAATTTAATGATAAGCGATCCGATTCTTCCATGACCGAACCTACTACTTATACTAATACACTTGCTATTGGAGTTCTTGCTAAGCTTGCCGGTTCTTGa